In Zea mays cultivar B73 chromosome 7, Zm-B73-REFERENCE-NAM-5.0, whole genome shotgun sequence, the following proteins share a genomic window:
- the LOC109939299 gene encoding LOW QUALITY PROTEIN: uncharacterized protein (The sequence of the model RefSeq protein was modified relative to this genomic sequence to represent the inferred CDS: inserted 1 base in 1 codon; substituted 1 base at 1 genomic stop codon), whose product MKVEEEPPLSMESERLEDSDWASRLGPRCCCSSGRRIRPWWSLSAAEIRLPVRPAASETCGGRGERSPERSARRSREARRRFGGRLPLHCSPGPRGGAYSGVHIFIFPCSSHHRLQRPAPFSRPSFPRRCPGSLPPLFEWRFFSAQPYLVSVPPPLDISLPSPPLLLFNARAQSCFFPARQSPSSLARSFCRAASAPHTCSPWRWPPRYYQPSSPGRALCSPWTPSSFFSSIAQHQLPSPMPTRSALCCSQSVLAAGALTSDSHGALRPELSACRAVPSSLARASSSASTAPCVAPSSVVARAPPSLADVPLCWSELXHAAPSXCSLFFSATWSLLPAFGSRLVAVVALLDVLCTHFPAVVLTGVSCWPACPLDSLGLNSHRADDLDGYRHSSSYRACNSPRSVPSWSCCRHRSPWLNLLVHRYFIVTSSAVESSNMSSPARPPPHQLAPNTISSSTHVPTTCSSILMI is encoded by the exons ATGAAGGTGGAGGAGGAGCCCCCGCTGTCGATGGAGAGCGAGCGCTTGGAGGACAGCGACTGGGCGTCTCGTCTGGGCCCCCGCTGCTGCTGCTCGTCTGGGCGCAGGATCAGGCCGTGGTGGTCGTTGTCGGCGGCCGAGATCCGCCTGCCTGTGCGGCCCGCGGCGTCCGAGACCTGCGGCGGCCGAGGGGAACGCTCACCGGAGAGGAGCGCTCGCCGCTCGAGGGAGGCGCGGAGGAGGTTCGGTGGACGGCTGCCGCTCCACTGCTCGCCGGGGCCGCGCGGTGGAGCCTACAGC GGAGTGCACATCTTCATTTTTCCTTGCTCCTCACACCATCGCCTCCAGCGACCAGCCCCCTTCAGTCGGCCGTCGTTCCCTCGTCGATGTCCAGGTTCTCTCCCGCCGCTCTTCGAGTGGAGATTTTTCAGCGCTCAGCCTTATCTCGTCTCCGTTCCTCCTCCTCTTGATATTTCTTTACCGTCACCGCCCCTGCTCCTATTTAACGCGCGCGCGCAATCCTGCTTCTTCCCCGCGCGGCAGTCTCCCAGCTCCCTTGCGCGCTCGTTCTGCCGCGCAGCCTCAGCGCCGCACACCTGTTCGCCATGGCGTTGGCCGCCGCGCTACTACCAGCCGAGCTCGCCTGGCCGAGCTCTCTGCTCACCATGGACGCCCAGCAGTTTTTTTTCTTCCATCGCGCAGCACCAGCTTCCCTCTCCCATGCCGACACGTTCCGCTCTCTGTTGTTCCCAGTCCGTCCTGGCTGCGGGCGCGCTTACCTCGGACAGCCATGGTGCTCTGCGCCCCGAGCTCTCTGCGTGTCGCGCCGTTCCTAGCTCCCTGGCGCGCGCGAGTTCTTCTGCTAGCACTGCTCCCTGCGTCGCGCCCAGCTCTGTTGTCGCGCGAGCTCCACCTTCCTTAGCCGATGTGCCTCTCTGCTGGTCGGAGCTCTAGCATGCCGCGCCCA CCTGCTCCTTGTTTTTCTCTGCGACGTGGAGTCTCCTCCCCGCGTTCGGATCTCGCCTGGTCGCCGTTGTCGCTCTGCTCGACGTTCTGTGCACCCATTTCCCTGCTGTTGTGTTGACCGGAGTTTCCTGCTGGCCAGCGTGTCCTCTCGACTCGCTTGGCCTGAATTCCCATCGCGCCGACGATCTTGACGGGTATCGTCATTCGTCGTCGTATCGTGCGTGCAACAGTCCTAGATCTGTGCCGTCCTGGTCTTGTTGTCGACATCGTTCGCCGTGGCTCAACTTGCTAGTTCATCGTTATTTCATCGTCACGTCGTCTGCCGTCGAGTCGTCAAACATGTCATCCCCTGCTCGACccccacctcaccagctcgcTCCAAACACGATCTCGTCGTCGACCCACGTGCCCACGACGTGCTCGTCGATTTTGATGATTTGA